Proteins encoded together in one Felis catus isolate Fca126 chromosome B3, F.catus_Fca126_mat1.0, whole genome shotgun sequence window:
- the PACS2 gene encoding phosphofurin acidic cluster sorting protein 2 isoform X4, which produces MAERGRLGLAGAPAALNTPVPMNLFATWEVDGSSPSCVPRLCSLTLKKLVVFTELEKELVSVVIAVKMQGSKRILRSHEIVLPPSGQVETDLALTFSLQYPHFLKREGNKLQIMLQRRKRYKNRTILGYKTLAAGSINMAEVMQHPSEGGQVLSLCSSVKEASVKVAEIWIFSLSSQPIDHEDSAMQAGPKAKSTDNYSEEEYESFSSEQEASDDAVQGQDLDEEDFDVGKPKKQRRSIVRTASMTRQQNFKQKVVALLRRFKVSDEVLDSEQDPAERVPEAEEDLDLLYDTLDMENPSDSGPDLEDDDSVLSTPKPKLRPYFEGLSHSSSQTEIGSVHSVRSHKEPPSPADVPEKTRALGGKQPSDSVSDTVPHSTPAPGEQPAQPEDSPEVETSALDMFTEKLPPSGRITKTESLVIPSTRSEGKQAGRRGRSTSLKERQPARPQNERANSLDNERCPDTRSQLQIPRKTVYDQLNHILISDDQLPENIILVNTSDWQGQFLSEVLQRHALPVVCTCSAADVQAAFSTIVSRIQRYCNCNSQPPTPVKIAVAGAQHYLSAVLRLFVEQLSHKTPDWLGYMRFLIIPLGSHPVARYLGSVDYRYNNFFQDLAWKDLFNKLEAQSAGEARAQDTPDIVSRITQYIAGANCAHQLPIAEAMLTYKQKSPDEESSQKFIPFVGVVKVGIVEPSSATSGDSDDAAPSGSSVLSSTPPSTSPAAKEASPTPPSSPSVSGGLSSPSQGVGAELMGLQVDYWTAAPPADRKREVEKKDLPATKNTLKCTFRSLQVSRLPGSGEAVATPAMSMTVVTKEKNKKVMFLPKKTKDKDVESKSQCIEGISRLICTAKHQQNMLRVLIDGVEWNDVKFFQLAAQWSSHVKHFPICIFGHSKSAC; this is translated from the exons GTTGTGCAGCCTGACCTTGAAGAAGCTGGTGGTGTTCACGGAGCTGGAGAAGGAGCTGGTCTCGGTGGTGATTGCCGTCAAGATGCAG GGCTCCAAACGGATCCTGCGGTCCCACGAGATCGTGCTGCCCCCCAGTGGACAAGTGGAGACCGACCTGGCGCTGACCTTCTCCCTGCAG TACCCTCATTTCTTGAAAAGAGAAGGCAACAAGCTCCAGATTATGCTGCAGCGGAGAAAGCGGTACAAAAACCGGACCATCTTGGGCTACAAGACGCTGGCGGCGGGCTCCATCAACATGGCCGAG gtgATGCAGCACCCTTCCGAGGGCGGCCAGGTCCTGAGCCTCTGCAGCAGCGTCAAGGAGGCCTCCGTGAAGGTGGCCGAGATCTGGATCTTCTCCCTGTCCAGCCAGCCCATTGACCACGAGGACAGTGCCATGCAGGCTGGGCCCAAGGCCAAGTCCACAG ATAACTACTCTGAGGAGGAGTATGAGAGCTTCTCCTCTGAGCAGGAGGCCAGTGACGATGCCGTGCAAGGGCAG GACTTGGACGAGGAGGACTTCGATGTGGGCAAGCCCAAGAAGCAGCGGCGATCGATAGTAAGAACGGCGTCCATGACCAGG CAACAAAACTTCAAGCAGAAGGTCGTGGCCTTGCTGCGGAGGTTTAAAGTGTCAGATGAG GTCCTGGACTCAGAGCAGGACCCTGCGGAGCGTGTCCCCGAGGCGGAGGAGGACCTGGACCTTCTGTATGACACGCTGGACATGGAGAACCCCAGTGACAGCGGCCCTGACCTGGAGGATGATGACAGTGTCCTCAGCACCCCCAAACCAAAGCTCAG GCCCTACTTCGAAGGGCTGTCACACTCCAGCTCGCAGACGGAAATCGGGAGCGTCCACAGCGTCCGGAGCCACAAGGAGCCCCCGAGTCCG GCTGATGTGCCCGAGAAGACCCGGGCCCTGGGAGGCAAGCAGCCGAGCGACAGCGTCTCTGACACGGTGCCCCAC AGCACCCCCGCCCCTGGGGAGCAGCCTGCACAGCCGGAGGACAGCCCGGAGGTGGAGACCTCCGCCCTGGACATGTTCACCGAGAAGCTGCCGCCCAGTGGGCGGATCACCAAGACGGAATCCCTCGTCATCCCCTCCACCAG GTCCGAGGGGAAGCAGGCTGGCCGCCGGGGCCGCAGCACATCCCTGAAGGAGCGGCAGCCGGCCCGGCCACAGAACGAGCGGGCCAACAGCCTGGACAACGAGCGCTGCCCGGACACGAGGAGCCAGCTGCAG ATCCCCAGGAAGACCGTGTACGACCAGCTAAACCACATCCTCATTTCTGACGACCAGCTACCTGAAAACATCATTCTCGTCAACACCTCCGActggcaggggcag TTCCTGTCGGAAGTCCTGCAGAGACACGCGCTCCCCGTGGTGTGCACGTGCTCCGCGGCTGACGTGCAGGCGGCCTTCAGCACCATCGTCTCGCGGATACAGAGATA CTGCAACTGCAACTCCCAGCCCCCGACCCCCGTGAAGATCGCTGTGGCGGGCGCGCAGCATTACCTCAGCGCCGTCCTGCGGCTCTTCGTGGAGCAGCTGTCCCACAAGACGCCCGACTGGCTGGGCTACATGCGCTTCCTCATCATCCCGCTGG GCTCCCACCCTGTGGCCAGGTACCTGGGCTCCGTGGACTACCGCTACAACAACTTCTTCCAGGACCTGGCCTGGAAAGACCTGTTCAACAAGCTGGAGGCCCAGAGCGCCGGTGAGGCCCGGG CGCAGGACACCCCGGACATCGTGTCGAGGATCACGCAGTACATCGCGGGTGCCAACTGCGCCCACCAGTTGCCCATCGCGGAGGCCATGCTGACCTACAAGCAGAAGAG CCCTGACGAGGAATCTTCACAAAAGTTCATCCCCTTTGTAGGG GTGGTGAAGGTTGGAATCGTGGAACCGTCCTCAGCCACATCAG GTGACTCGGATGACGCAGCCCCCTCAGGCTCCAGCGTGCTCTCGTCCACCCCGCCGTCCACGTCTCCCGCGGCCAAGGAGGCCTCACCTACCCCGCCTTCCTCCCCGTCAGTGAGCGGGGGCCTGTCCTCCCCCAG CCAGGGCGTCGGCGCCGAGCTGATGGGGCTGCAGGTGGATTACTGGACAGCAGCCCCGCCcgcagacaggaagagagaggtggagaagaAGGACCTGCCGGCCACCAAAAACACGCTCAAGTGCACCTTCCGGTCTCTCCAGGTCAGCAGGCTGCCCGGCAGCGGCGAGGCTGTGGCCACGCCTGCCATGTCCATGACCGTGGTCACCAAGGAGAAGAACAAGaagg TGATGTTTCTGCCCAAGAAAACCAAGGACAAGGATGTGGAGTCCAAGAGCCAGTGCATCGAGGGTATCAGCCGCCTGATCTGCACGGCCAAGCACCAGCAGAACATGCTGAGGG TCCTCATCGACGGTGTGGAGTGGAATGACGTCAAGTTCTTCCAGCTGGCGGCCCAGTGGTCCTCCCATGTCAAGCACTTCCCTATCTGCATCTTCGGACACTCCAAGTCCGCCTGCTAG
- the PACS2 gene encoding phosphofurin acidic cluster sorting protein 2 isoform X2, translating to MAERGRLGLAGAPAALNTPVPMNLFATWEVDGSSPSCVPRLCSLTLKKLVVFTELEKELVSVVIAVKMQGSKRILRSHEIVLPPSGQVETDLALTFSLQYPHFLKREGNKLQIMLQRRKRYKNRTILGYKTLAAGSINMAEVMQHPSEGGQVLSLCSSVKEASVKVAEIWIFSLSSQPIDHEDSAMQAGPKAKSTDNYSEEEYESFSSEQEASDDAVQGQDLDEEDFDVGKPKKQRRSIVRTASMTRQQNFKQKVVALLRRFKVSDEVLDSEQDPAERVPEAEEDLDLLYDTLDMENPSDSGPDLEDDDSVLSTPKPKLRPYFEGLSHSSSQTEIGSVHSVRSHKEPPSPADVPEKTRALGGKQPSDSVSDTVPHSTPAPGEQPAQPEDSPEVETSALDMFTEKLPPSGRITKTESLVIPSTRSEGKQAGRRGRSTSLKERQPARPQNERANSLDNERCPDTRSQLQIPRKTVYDQLNHILISDDQLPENIILVNTSDWQGQFLSEVLQRHALPVVCTCSAADVQAAFSTIVSRIQRYCNCNSQPPTPVKIAVAGAQHYLSAVLRLFVEQLSHKTPDWLGYMRFLIIPLGSHPVARYLGSVDYRYNNFFQDLAWKDLFNKLEAQSAAQDTPDIVSRITQYIAGANCAHQLPIAEAMLTYKQKRKKNFHFDFTLSPDEESSQKFIPFVGVVKVGIVEPSSATSGDSDDAAPSGSSVLSSTPPSTSPAAKEASPTPPSSPSVSGGLSSPSQGVGAELMGLQVDYWTAAPPADRKREVEKKDLPATKNTLKCTFRSLQVSRLPGSGEAVATPAMSMTVVTKEKNKKVMFLPKKTKDKDVESKSQCIEGISRLICTAKHQQNMLRVLIDGVEWNDVKFFQLAAQWSSHVKHFPICIFGHSKSAC from the exons GTTGTGCAGCCTGACCTTGAAGAAGCTGGTGGTGTTCACGGAGCTGGAGAAGGAGCTGGTCTCGGTGGTGATTGCCGTCAAGATGCAG GGCTCCAAACGGATCCTGCGGTCCCACGAGATCGTGCTGCCCCCCAGTGGACAAGTGGAGACCGACCTGGCGCTGACCTTCTCCCTGCAG TACCCTCATTTCTTGAAAAGAGAAGGCAACAAGCTCCAGATTATGCTGCAGCGGAGAAAGCGGTACAAAAACCGGACCATCTTGGGCTACAAGACGCTGGCGGCGGGCTCCATCAACATGGCCGAG gtgATGCAGCACCCTTCCGAGGGCGGCCAGGTCCTGAGCCTCTGCAGCAGCGTCAAGGAGGCCTCCGTGAAGGTGGCCGAGATCTGGATCTTCTCCCTGTCCAGCCAGCCCATTGACCACGAGGACAGTGCCATGCAGGCTGGGCCCAAGGCCAAGTCCACAG ATAACTACTCTGAGGAGGAGTATGAGAGCTTCTCCTCTGAGCAGGAGGCCAGTGACGATGCCGTGCAAGGGCAG GACTTGGACGAGGAGGACTTCGATGTGGGCAAGCCCAAGAAGCAGCGGCGATCGATAGTAAGAACGGCGTCCATGACCAGG CAACAAAACTTCAAGCAGAAGGTCGTGGCCTTGCTGCGGAGGTTTAAAGTGTCAGATGAG GTCCTGGACTCAGAGCAGGACCCTGCGGAGCGTGTCCCCGAGGCGGAGGAGGACCTGGACCTTCTGTATGACACGCTGGACATGGAGAACCCCAGTGACAGCGGCCCTGACCTGGAGGATGATGACAGTGTCCTCAGCACCCCCAAACCAAAGCTCAG GCCCTACTTCGAAGGGCTGTCACACTCCAGCTCGCAGACGGAAATCGGGAGCGTCCACAGCGTCCGGAGCCACAAGGAGCCCCCGAGTCCG GCTGATGTGCCCGAGAAGACCCGGGCCCTGGGAGGCAAGCAGCCGAGCGACAGCGTCTCTGACACGGTGCCCCAC AGCACCCCCGCCCCTGGGGAGCAGCCTGCACAGCCGGAGGACAGCCCGGAGGTGGAGACCTCCGCCCTGGACATGTTCACCGAGAAGCTGCCGCCCAGTGGGCGGATCACCAAGACGGAATCCCTCGTCATCCCCTCCACCAG GTCCGAGGGGAAGCAGGCTGGCCGCCGGGGCCGCAGCACATCCCTGAAGGAGCGGCAGCCGGCCCGGCCACAGAACGAGCGGGCCAACAGCCTGGACAACGAGCGCTGCCCGGACACGAGGAGCCAGCTGCAG ATCCCCAGGAAGACCGTGTACGACCAGCTAAACCACATCCTCATTTCTGACGACCAGCTACCTGAAAACATCATTCTCGTCAACACCTCCGActggcaggggcag TTCCTGTCGGAAGTCCTGCAGAGACACGCGCTCCCCGTGGTGTGCACGTGCTCCGCGGCTGACGTGCAGGCGGCCTTCAGCACCATCGTCTCGCGGATACAGAGATA CTGCAACTGCAACTCCCAGCCCCCGACCCCCGTGAAGATCGCTGTGGCGGGCGCGCAGCATTACCTCAGCGCCGTCCTGCGGCTCTTCGTGGAGCAGCTGTCCCACAAGACGCCCGACTGGCTGGGCTACATGCGCTTCCTCATCATCCCGCTGG GCTCCCACCCTGTGGCCAGGTACCTGGGCTCCGTGGACTACCGCTACAACAACTTCTTCCAGGACCTGGCCTGGAAAGACCTGTTCAACAAGCTGGAGGCCCAGAGCGCCG CGCAGGACACCCCGGACATCGTGTCGAGGATCACGCAGTACATCGCGGGTGCCAACTGCGCCCACCAGTTGCCCATCGCGGAGGCCATGCTGACCTACAAGCAGAAGAG gaaaaagaactttCATTTTGACTTTACCCTCAG CCCTGACGAGGAATCTTCACAAAAGTTCATCCCCTTTGTAGGG GTGGTGAAGGTTGGAATCGTGGAACCGTCCTCAGCCACATCAG GTGACTCGGATGACGCAGCCCCCTCAGGCTCCAGCGTGCTCTCGTCCACCCCGCCGTCCACGTCTCCCGCGGCCAAGGAGGCCTCACCTACCCCGCCTTCCTCCCCGTCAGTGAGCGGGGGCCTGTCCTCCCCCAG CCAGGGCGTCGGCGCCGAGCTGATGGGGCTGCAGGTGGATTACTGGACAGCAGCCCCGCCcgcagacaggaagagagaggtggagaagaAGGACCTGCCGGCCACCAAAAACACGCTCAAGTGCACCTTCCGGTCTCTCCAGGTCAGCAGGCTGCCCGGCAGCGGCGAGGCTGTGGCCACGCCTGCCATGTCCATGACCGTGGTCACCAAGGAGAAGAACAAGaagg TGATGTTTCTGCCCAAGAAAACCAAGGACAAGGATGTGGAGTCCAAGAGCCAGTGCATCGAGGGTATCAGCCGCCTGATCTGCACGGCCAAGCACCAGCAGAACATGCTGAGGG TCCTCATCGACGGTGTGGAGTGGAATGACGTCAAGTTCTTCCAGCTGGCGGCCCAGTGGTCCTCCCATGTCAAGCACTTCCCTATCTGCATCTTCGGACACTCCAAGTCCGCCTGCTAG
- the PACS2 gene encoding phosphofurin acidic cluster sorting protein 2 isoform X6 — protein MAERGRLGLAGAPAALNTPVPMNLFATWEVDGSSPSCVPRLCSLTLKKLVVFTELEKELVSVVIAVKMQGSKRILRSHEIVLPPSGQVETDLALTFSLQYPHFLKREGNKLQIMLQRRKRYKNRTILGYKTLAAGSINMAEVMQHPSEGGQVLSLCSSVKEASVKVAEIWIFSLSSQPIDHEDSAMQAGPKAKSTDNYSEEEYESFSSEQEASDDAVQGQDLDEEDFDVGKPKKQRRSIQQNFKQKVVALLRRFKVSDEVLDSEQDPAERVPEAEEDLDLLYDTLDMENPSDSGPDLEDDDSVLSTPKPKLRPYFEGLSHSSSQTEIGSVHSVRSHKEPPSPADVPEKTRALGGKQPSDSVSDTVPHSTPAPGEQPAQPEDSPEVETSALDMFTEKLPPSGRITKTESLVIPSTRSEGKQAGRRGRSTSLKERQPARPQNERANSLDNERCPDTRSQLQIPRKTVYDQLNHILISDDQLPENIILVNTSDWQGQFLSEVLQRHALPVVCTCSAADVQAAFSTIVSRIQRYCNCNSQPPTPVKIAVAGAQHYLSAVLRLFVEQLSHKTPDWLGYMRFLIIPLGSHPVARYLGSVDYRYNNFFQDLAWKDLFNKLEAQSAAQDTPDIVSRITQYIAGANCAHQLPIAEAMLTYKQKSPDEESSQKFIPFVGVVKVGIVEPSSATSGDSDDAAPSGSSVLSSTPPSTSPAAKEASPTPPSSPSVSGGLSSPSQGVGAELMGLQVDYWTAAPPADRKREVEKKDLPATKNTLKCTFRSLQVSRLPGSGEAVATPAMSMTVVTKEKNKKVMFLPKKTKDKDVESKSQCIEGISRLICTAKHQQNMLRVLIDGVEWNDVKFFQLAAQWSSHVKHFPICIFGHSKSAC, from the exons GTTGTGCAGCCTGACCTTGAAGAAGCTGGTGGTGTTCACGGAGCTGGAGAAGGAGCTGGTCTCGGTGGTGATTGCCGTCAAGATGCAG GGCTCCAAACGGATCCTGCGGTCCCACGAGATCGTGCTGCCCCCCAGTGGACAAGTGGAGACCGACCTGGCGCTGACCTTCTCCCTGCAG TACCCTCATTTCTTGAAAAGAGAAGGCAACAAGCTCCAGATTATGCTGCAGCGGAGAAAGCGGTACAAAAACCGGACCATCTTGGGCTACAAGACGCTGGCGGCGGGCTCCATCAACATGGCCGAG gtgATGCAGCACCCTTCCGAGGGCGGCCAGGTCCTGAGCCTCTGCAGCAGCGTCAAGGAGGCCTCCGTGAAGGTGGCCGAGATCTGGATCTTCTCCCTGTCCAGCCAGCCCATTGACCACGAGGACAGTGCCATGCAGGCTGGGCCCAAGGCCAAGTCCACAG ATAACTACTCTGAGGAGGAGTATGAGAGCTTCTCCTCTGAGCAGGAGGCCAGTGACGATGCCGTGCAAGGGCAG GACTTGGACGAGGAGGACTTCGATGTGGGCAAGCCCAAGAAGCAGCGGCGATCGATA CAACAAAACTTCAAGCAGAAGGTCGTGGCCTTGCTGCGGAGGTTTAAAGTGTCAGATGAG GTCCTGGACTCAGAGCAGGACCCTGCGGAGCGTGTCCCCGAGGCGGAGGAGGACCTGGACCTTCTGTATGACACGCTGGACATGGAGAACCCCAGTGACAGCGGCCCTGACCTGGAGGATGATGACAGTGTCCTCAGCACCCCCAAACCAAAGCTCAG GCCCTACTTCGAAGGGCTGTCACACTCCAGCTCGCAGACGGAAATCGGGAGCGTCCACAGCGTCCGGAGCCACAAGGAGCCCCCGAGTCCG GCTGATGTGCCCGAGAAGACCCGGGCCCTGGGAGGCAAGCAGCCGAGCGACAGCGTCTCTGACACGGTGCCCCAC AGCACCCCCGCCCCTGGGGAGCAGCCTGCACAGCCGGAGGACAGCCCGGAGGTGGAGACCTCCGCCCTGGACATGTTCACCGAGAAGCTGCCGCCCAGTGGGCGGATCACCAAGACGGAATCCCTCGTCATCCCCTCCACCAG GTCCGAGGGGAAGCAGGCTGGCCGCCGGGGCCGCAGCACATCCCTGAAGGAGCGGCAGCCGGCCCGGCCACAGAACGAGCGGGCCAACAGCCTGGACAACGAGCGCTGCCCGGACACGAGGAGCCAGCTGCAG ATCCCCAGGAAGACCGTGTACGACCAGCTAAACCACATCCTCATTTCTGACGACCAGCTACCTGAAAACATCATTCTCGTCAACACCTCCGActggcaggggcag TTCCTGTCGGAAGTCCTGCAGAGACACGCGCTCCCCGTGGTGTGCACGTGCTCCGCGGCTGACGTGCAGGCGGCCTTCAGCACCATCGTCTCGCGGATACAGAGATA CTGCAACTGCAACTCCCAGCCCCCGACCCCCGTGAAGATCGCTGTGGCGGGCGCGCAGCATTACCTCAGCGCCGTCCTGCGGCTCTTCGTGGAGCAGCTGTCCCACAAGACGCCCGACTGGCTGGGCTACATGCGCTTCCTCATCATCCCGCTGG GCTCCCACCCTGTGGCCAGGTACCTGGGCTCCGTGGACTACCGCTACAACAACTTCTTCCAGGACCTGGCCTGGAAAGACCTGTTCAACAAGCTGGAGGCCCAGAGCGCCG CGCAGGACACCCCGGACATCGTGTCGAGGATCACGCAGTACATCGCGGGTGCCAACTGCGCCCACCAGTTGCCCATCGCGGAGGCCATGCTGACCTACAAGCAGAAGAG CCCTGACGAGGAATCTTCACAAAAGTTCATCCCCTTTGTAGGG GTGGTGAAGGTTGGAATCGTGGAACCGTCCTCAGCCACATCAG GTGACTCGGATGACGCAGCCCCCTCAGGCTCCAGCGTGCTCTCGTCCACCCCGCCGTCCACGTCTCCCGCGGCCAAGGAGGCCTCACCTACCCCGCCTTCCTCCCCGTCAGTGAGCGGGGGCCTGTCCTCCCCCAG CCAGGGCGTCGGCGCCGAGCTGATGGGGCTGCAGGTGGATTACTGGACAGCAGCCCCGCCcgcagacaggaagagagaggtggagaagaAGGACCTGCCGGCCACCAAAAACACGCTCAAGTGCACCTTCCGGTCTCTCCAGGTCAGCAGGCTGCCCGGCAGCGGCGAGGCTGTGGCCACGCCTGCCATGTCCATGACCGTGGTCACCAAGGAGAAGAACAAGaagg TGATGTTTCTGCCCAAGAAAACCAAGGACAAGGATGTGGAGTCCAAGAGCCAGTGCATCGAGGGTATCAGCCGCCTGATCTGCACGGCCAAGCACCAGCAGAACATGCTGAGGG TCCTCATCGACGGTGTGGAGTGGAATGACGTCAAGTTCTTCCAGCTGGCGGCCCAGTGGTCCTCCCATGTCAAGCACTTCCCTATCTGCATCTTCGGACACTCCAAGTCCGCCTGCTAG
- the PACS2 gene encoding phosphofurin acidic cluster sorting protein 2 isoform X5 produces the protein MAERGRLGLAGAPAALNTPVPMNLFATWEVDGSSPSCVPRLCSLTLKKLVVFTELEKELVSVVIAVKMQGSKRILRSHEIVLPPSGQVETDLALTFSLQYPHFLKREGNKLQIMLQRRKRYKNRTILGYKTLAAGSINMAEVMQHPSEGGQVLSLCSSVKEASVKVAEIWIFSLSSQPIDHEDSAMQAGPKAKSTDNYSEEEYESFSSEQEASDDAVQGQDLDEEDFDVGKPKKQRRSIVRTASMTRQQNFKQKVVALLRRFKVSDEVLDSEQDPAERVPEAEEDLDLLYDTLDMENPSDSGPDLEDDDSVLSTPKPKLRPYFEGLSHSSSQTEIGSVHSVRSHKEPPSPADVPEKTRALGGKQPSDSVSDTVPHSTPAPGEQPAQPEDSPEVETSALDMFTEKLPPSGRITKTESLVIPSTRSEGKQAGRRGRSTSLKERQPARPQNERANSLDNERCPDTRSQLQIPRKTVYDQLNHILISDDQLPENIILVNTSDWQGQFLSEVLQRHALPVVCTCSAADVQAAFSTIVSRIQRYCNCNSQPPTPVKIAVAGAQHYLSAVLRLFVEQLSHKTPDWLGYMRFLIIPLGSHPVARYLGSVDYRYNNFFQDLAWKDLFNKLEAQSAAQDTPDIVSRITQYIAGANCAHQLPIAEAMLTYKQKSPDEESSQKFIPFVGVVKVGIVEPSSATSGDSDDAAPSGSSVLSSTPPSTSPAAKEASPTPPSSPSVSGGLSSPSQGVGAELMGLQVDYWTAAPPADRKREVEKKDLPATKNTLKCTFRSLQVSRLPGSGEAVATPAMSMTVVTKEKNKKVMFLPKKTKDKDVESKSQCIEGISRLICTAKHQQNMLRVLIDGVEWNDVKFFQLAAQWSSHVKHFPICIFGHSKSAC, from the exons GTTGTGCAGCCTGACCTTGAAGAAGCTGGTGGTGTTCACGGAGCTGGAGAAGGAGCTGGTCTCGGTGGTGATTGCCGTCAAGATGCAG GGCTCCAAACGGATCCTGCGGTCCCACGAGATCGTGCTGCCCCCCAGTGGACAAGTGGAGACCGACCTGGCGCTGACCTTCTCCCTGCAG TACCCTCATTTCTTGAAAAGAGAAGGCAACAAGCTCCAGATTATGCTGCAGCGGAGAAAGCGGTACAAAAACCGGACCATCTTGGGCTACAAGACGCTGGCGGCGGGCTCCATCAACATGGCCGAG gtgATGCAGCACCCTTCCGAGGGCGGCCAGGTCCTGAGCCTCTGCAGCAGCGTCAAGGAGGCCTCCGTGAAGGTGGCCGAGATCTGGATCTTCTCCCTGTCCAGCCAGCCCATTGACCACGAGGACAGTGCCATGCAGGCTGGGCCCAAGGCCAAGTCCACAG ATAACTACTCTGAGGAGGAGTATGAGAGCTTCTCCTCTGAGCAGGAGGCCAGTGACGATGCCGTGCAAGGGCAG GACTTGGACGAGGAGGACTTCGATGTGGGCAAGCCCAAGAAGCAGCGGCGATCGATAGTAAGAACGGCGTCCATGACCAGG CAACAAAACTTCAAGCAGAAGGTCGTGGCCTTGCTGCGGAGGTTTAAAGTGTCAGATGAG GTCCTGGACTCAGAGCAGGACCCTGCGGAGCGTGTCCCCGAGGCGGAGGAGGACCTGGACCTTCTGTATGACACGCTGGACATGGAGAACCCCAGTGACAGCGGCCCTGACCTGGAGGATGATGACAGTGTCCTCAGCACCCCCAAACCAAAGCTCAG GCCCTACTTCGAAGGGCTGTCACACTCCAGCTCGCAGACGGAAATCGGGAGCGTCCACAGCGTCCGGAGCCACAAGGAGCCCCCGAGTCCG GCTGATGTGCCCGAGAAGACCCGGGCCCTGGGAGGCAAGCAGCCGAGCGACAGCGTCTCTGACACGGTGCCCCAC AGCACCCCCGCCCCTGGGGAGCAGCCTGCACAGCCGGAGGACAGCCCGGAGGTGGAGACCTCCGCCCTGGACATGTTCACCGAGAAGCTGCCGCCCAGTGGGCGGATCACCAAGACGGAATCCCTCGTCATCCCCTCCACCAG GTCCGAGGGGAAGCAGGCTGGCCGCCGGGGCCGCAGCACATCCCTGAAGGAGCGGCAGCCGGCCCGGCCACAGAACGAGCGGGCCAACAGCCTGGACAACGAGCGCTGCCCGGACACGAGGAGCCAGCTGCAG ATCCCCAGGAAGACCGTGTACGACCAGCTAAACCACATCCTCATTTCTGACGACCAGCTACCTGAAAACATCATTCTCGTCAACACCTCCGActggcaggggcag TTCCTGTCGGAAGTCCTGCAGAGACACGCGCTCCCCGTGGTGTGCACGTGCTCCGCGGCTGACGTGCAGGCGGCCTTCAGCACCATCGTCTCGCGGATACAGAGATA CTGCAACTGCAACTCCCAGCCCCCGACCCCCGTGAAGATCGCTGTGGCGGGCGCGCAGCATTACCTCAGCGCCGTCCTGCGGCTCTTCGTGGAGCAGCTGTCCCACAAGACGCCCGACTGGCTGGGCTACATGCGCTTCCTCATCATCCCGCTGG GCTCCCACCCTGTGGCCAGGTACCTGGGCTCCGTGGACTACCGCTACAACAACTTCTTCCAGGACCTGGCCTGGAAAGACCTGTTCAACAAGCTGGAGGCCCAGAGCGCCG CGCAGGACACCCCGGACATCGTGTCGAGGATCACGCAGTACATCGCGGGTGCCAACTGCGCCCACCAGTTGCCCATCGCGGAGGCCATGCTGACCTACAAGCAGAAGAG CCCTGACGAGGAATCTTCACAAAAGTTCATCCCCTTTGTAGGG GTGGTGAAGGTTGGAATCGTGGAACCGTCCTCAGCCACATCAG GTGACTCGGATGACGCAGCCCCCTCAGGCTCCAGCGTGCTCTCGTCCACCCCGCCGTCCACGTCTCCCGCGGCCAAGGAGGCCTCACCTACCCCGCCTTCCTCCCCGTCAGTGAGCGGGGGCCTGTCCTCCCCCAG CCAGGGCGTCGGCGCCGAGCTGATGGGGCTGCAGGTGGATTACTGGACAGCAGCCCCGCCcgcagacaggaagagagaggtggagaagaAGGACCTGCCGGCCACCAAAAACACGCTCAAGTGCACCTTCCGGTCTCTCCAGGTCAGCAGGCTGCCCGGCAGCGGCGAGGCTGTGGCCACGCCTGCCATGTCCATGACCGTGGTCACCAAGGAGAAGAACAAGaagg TGATGTTTCTGCCCAAGAAAACCAAGGACAAGGATGTGGAGTCCAAGAGCCAGTGCATCGAGGGTATCAGCCGCCTGATCTGCACGGCCAAGCACCAGCAGAACATGCTGAGGG TCCTCATCGACGGTGTGGAGTGGAATGACGTCAAGTTCTTCCAGCTGGCGGCCCAGTGGTCCTCCCATGTCAAGCACTTCCCTATCTGCATCTTCGGACACTCCAAGTCCGCCTGCTAG